The proteins below are encoded in one region of Clostridium estertheticum:
- a CDS encoding methyl-accepting chemotaxis protein, translating into MFNSLRKKVTAGFMSVAIISMVTMFALISVNMGSMLNEQIKSDSKIIIGQANMSLLKANYESTYIQSYMEEICKAQPSITNFQYIDLTGKITENSDKSQIGKAGDSKVLEALKDGNTKDYINKEYKGITTIVPALKDGKIIGVSSITINTQDLSYIALNIIKKIGLLFVISLILILIFAYFFSSKITKPIKEVVSALETISEGDFTPTLKVESKDEVGTLAKAMNKTLEILREMIGSIKNTTSDLNGVSQTLSASSEEVASSSMEITRAVGEVADGATKQSQNLIESVTLLEEFTKTFDTINENAQMVSVGSVKIKGAADVGSLRIGELVTSVEGIRQEFKYVTEKLILLNGSVEKITAITEVINNVAGQTNLLALNASIEAARAGESGKGFAVVADEIRKLAEQVSSSSNGIMELVSTVTKDTKEVSSKADLVTNKIEEQVVTVESTVASFKDILDEVKLITPQIQNVNHALESSVKSKNYVVEKVESVASVSEEVAASAEEISATTQQQTAFSEEMTATAETLAGMAQSLSESVEKFKI; encoded by the coding sequence GTGTTTAATTCCCTTAGAAAGAAGGTAACAGCAGGTTTTATGTCAGTAGCAATTATAAGTATGGTAACTATGTTTGCTTTAATATCTGTAAATATGGGTAGCATGCTCAATGAGCAGATCAAATCAGATAGTAAAATAATTATAGGACAAGCAAATATGAGTTTATTAAAAGCAAATTATGAGAGCACTTATATTCAATCTTATATGGAGGAAATATGTAAGGCACAACCTAGCATTACAAATTTTCAGTATATAGATTTAACTGGGAAAATAACGGAAAATAGCGACAAAAGCCAAATAGGGAAAGCAGGGGATTCCAAAGTATTAGAGGCACTTAAGGATGGGAATACTAAGGATTATATAAATAAAGAATATAAAGGAATTACTACGATTGTTCCAGCATTAAAGGATGGTAAAATTATTGGGGTTTCATCAATTACAATTAATACTCAAGATTTATCATATATTGCTCTTAATATTATAAAGAAAATAGGATTATTATTTGTTATAAGTCTAATTCTAATATTAATATTCGCATACTTTTTTTCTTCTAAAATTACAAAACCTATTAAAGAGGTAGTTTCTGCACTTGAAACAATTTCAGAGGGTGATTTTACTCCTACTTTGAAAGTTGAATCTAAGGATGAAGTTGGTACACTCGCTAAAGCTATGAATAAAACTTTAGAAATACTTAGAGAGATGATTGGCAGTATAAAAAATACCACCAGCGATTTAAATGGTGTTTCTCAGACTCTTTCGGCTTCTAGTGAAGAAGTTGCATCATCTAGCATGGAAATTACAAGGGCTGTAGGAGAAGTTGCTGACGGTGCTACAAAACAAAGCCAAAATCTTATTGAATCCGTTACACTCCTTGAAGAATTTACAAAAACATTTGATACTATAAATGAAAATGCTCAAATGGTTTCAGTTGGAAGTGTTAAAATTAAAGGTGCTGCGGATGTTGGATCATTAAGAATAGGAGAACTTGTAACCTCTGTGGAAGGTATAAGGCAAGAGTTTAAATATGTTACAGAAAAACTTATATTATTAAATGGTAGTGTAGAAAAGATTACTGCTATTACAGAGGTTATAAATAATGTTGCAGGGCAAACTAATCTGCTCGCACTTAATGCTTCCATAGAAGCTGCTAGGGCTGGCGAATCAGGAAAAGGGTTTGCGGTAGTTGCAGATGAGATAAGAAAACTTGCAGAACAAGTTTCATCTTCATCAAATGGAATTATGGAACTTGTAAGCACAGTTACTAAGGATACTAAGGAAGTCTCAAGTAAAGCTGACCTCGTAACTAATAAAATTGAAGAGCAGGTTGTTACAGTGGAGAGTACAGTTGCTTCATTTAAGGATATATTGGATGAGGTTAAGCTTATAACTCCTCAAATTCAAAATGTAAATCATGCATTAGAATCCTCAGTTAAGTCTAAAAACTATGTGGTGGAAAAAGTAGAATCAGTAGCAAGTGTTTCAGAAGAAGTAGCAGCCTCCGCTGAGGAAATTTCAGCTACAACGCAGCAGCAGACAGCATTTTCAGAGGAGATGACCGCAACAGCAGAAACTCTTGCAGGTATGGCACAAAGTTTATCTGAAAGTGTAGAAAAATTTAAAATATAA